GAGCGTGGCACAGGAACAGTGTgaggagatgaaggaggaggtgcagaagaaGGAGTGCAGCCTGGAGCATCAGATGAGCGCTgtgagggagagggagcaggaggtggaggagctgaaggagcATCTAAAGCtggtggaggagcaggaagTTGAAGGAGTATGGGAGGTCCAGGAGGTGAAGGCGAAACTGAAGCAGacggaggagagggaggagcagctggaggagctgctgagAGAAACCTGTGCTCTcctggagaaagagaggagtgaGGGAGGAGACAAAGACGAGAACATCTCCCTACTGACCAGGGAGCTGCAGGAGGCGCAGGCCGAGAgtgaggaggtgaagaggagagCTCAGCAGAATGAGGAGGACAACAACAGGCtgaaggaggaggtgaaggagtgGCAGGAAAATGTGGAGCTCGGCACAAGAGAAGGGACCAAGCTCAGTCGTCTCCTGAaggagcgggaggaggaggtgcaacAGCTGAAAGACTtgttagagagagaggaggagaagaggcaggaggcagaggagctgaggagaatggaggaggacagaaggaagaGGCTTGACGTCAAAGTGATGGAGGTGAAGGAGCAAAATGGAAGGCTGGAGGAGAAAGTGAGGGAGgtgcaggaggagctggaggaggagagggaggtgctgaagtggaaggaggaggagaagaggaggctggaggaaaaactgaaagcttttgaagaggagagaaaaggcgaggaggaggagcttagaAGGATGAGGGAGGAGAAGATGAGGCTGGAGAGTGAGCTGAGGAAGGCCAAGGAGGAGCGAGAAGAGTTAGTGATTACCCAAAGGGAGCAGCACCTCCTGGGGGAGGAGAGAGGTAGGGCCAGGGATAgagagcaggaagaggagaaggtggGCCTCCTggtggagcagaggaggagagaacagGAGGTGAACTCGCTGAGGGAGGAgctacaaagagagagagatgaggtacaggaggagcagaggaggagagagcatgAGGTGACGTCTCTGAGGGAGgagctacagagagagagagatgaggtacaggaggagcagaggaggagagagcaggaggtgACGTCTCTGAGGGAGgagctacagagagagagagatgaggtacaggaggagcagaggaggagagagcaggaggtgACATCTCTGAGGGAGGAGCTACAGAGAAAGAGGGATGAGGtacaggaggagcagaggaggagagagcaggaggtgACGTCTCTGAGGGAGgagctacagagagagagaggtgaggtacaggaggagcagaggaggagagagcagcagGTAACGTCTCTGAGGGAGgagctacagagagagagagatgaggtacaggaggagcagaggaggagagagcaggaggtgACGTCTCTGAGGGAGgagctacagagagagagggatgaggtacaggaggagcagaggacgAGAGATGAAGTAACAAAGGAAACAACAGCTAAGGAGGAGATCCAGGAGAAGCTGAAGAGgactgaggaggaggtgacCAATCTTAAGCAGGAGGTGCAGATGGAGCAAACGAGGAGGGATGAGGTTCAGCTGGAGTTGAAAATGGAGGTGTCTGCTCTCAGAGAGGAGGTACAGAAGGAACAAAGGGAGAAGAAGGAGGTGCAGGAACAACTGGAGAAAATCAAGGAGGAGGTAACAGTAATTACAGAGGAGGTGCACAAGGAACAAAGGGAGAAGGAGCAAATGCAGGAGGAGCTAGTAAAGATaaaggaggaggatctgagaggagaggagcagagtgaggaggtgcaggaggagCAGTGGAGTGTCCTGCAGAGTCAGGTATGAACAAACGTCCTCTACAGGCGAAACTGAGTCATTACACAAGTtagagtcatgtgacctcatgACTCATGTTTGCAGCATTAAATTAGAATCTCCAGATTAGAATCTCCATATTAGAATCTCCATATTAGATTAGAATCTCCAGATTAGAATCTCCATATTAGATTAGAATCTCCAGGTTAGAATCTCCATATTAGATTAGCATCTCCATATTAGATTATAATCTCCAGATTAGAATCTCCATATTAGATTAGAATCTCCAGGTTAGAATATCTATTAGATTAGAATctccagattagattagaatctccatattagattagattagattcttCTAAAgtcttaaaatgtgttaaaaaaaggaaTGTTTCTCTTCTGTATGCTAAACTAAAATAAGCTAAGCTATCTGTTTACAGACTTTATACTAACCTAGCTAGCTGCTATAATAAGTTAGCTTCTAACCTCTTGTTCTAGTTAACATAGCACTTTCCACTCTGTATGCTAACCATTTAAACTAAAATGAGCTAGctttttttgaatgtttttaaagctAAGTTTCTTTATGGATTAGGCTCAGAAATGTAAAATAGCTTGTTCACTCTCTGTTAGCTGTTAGCAGTCTTCATGCTAACCTCTTTAGCTGGTTCCATTTGTTTAGCGAGATATTTATGGTTTGAATGCTAAAAATGAGCTAACACGTAAGCAGCAGTTGTTATGCTAACTCCATTAGCATCTGTTGTGTTGTTCAGGAGAGCCACGCAGAGGAGGAGTGTCTGAGGAGCGTTctgaaggaggaggtggaggatgtCAGAAGGGAGAACCAGAGGACTCTGAGAGAGGAGGTGCTGCGACAGAGAGGAGAAGTGGACgaagagaaaacagaggaggGAAGAATGGAGGCTGAGGAGCGGTGGAGGAGCAGAGTGaagagggtggaggaggagcaggaggtgaAGTTGAGAGCTCTGCTGGGAGAAAACCAGATGCTGAAGGAGATGAGgagtgaaggagtgaaggaggtgaggagggaTGTGATGGAGAGCAGGGAGGAGATCAGAGTCACGGCGGCCATGTTAGAGGAgcagaaaacacagatgttCTGTGTGCAGGAGGAGAACGAGGAGCTGAGGAGGCAGGTGAGAcaggagcgtgtgtgtgtgtgtgtgtgttcttgtcgGTGTATCTTTGTAAGGaccaaagaaacctaaaaaccACAGGATGTGAAGTTATCACAACTTTAAAGTCTTTTTAGGGATTAAGACCTGGCTTTAGAGTTAGAATTGGGATTATGTTAGGTTTAGGTTCAGGATTAAGATtaggatctgtgtgtgtgtgtgtgtgtgtgtgtgtgttcaggtgtacGCTCTCActcagaggacagaggaactGGAAGGCGACAGGAATCGTGTTCGATTGGCTCTGGAGAGAACTGAGGCCACCATAGTCGGCTACGAGGGGAGAACCAACCAATGGGAGCGGAGCACAGGGGCGGGGTCTAATCCAGACCTGGTGAGTGTGTCTCTGGTTGGTTAAAAAGTCACTTCAGGTGTTTGTCTTCACTtgttgagctgtgtgtgtgtgtgtgtgtgtgtgcgtgtgtgtgtgtgtgcgtgtgtgtgtgtcagcagcatGTGTCAGACAGACTGACGTCTCTTCATCATCACGTTGCTGAACTGGAGctggagaaaacacaacagagcaaGAAAATCTCACATCTGGAAAatcagagagagaaactgaagagagagaggaagacactgagagacacactgagagaggtacacacacacacacgcactgagagaggtacacacacactcacacacacacgcacacacactcacacacacactgagagaggtacacacacacacacacacacacacactgagagaggtacacacacacacacacactgagagaggtacacacacactcacacacacacgcacacacacactgagagaggtacacacacactcacacacacgcacacacacactgagagaggtacacacacactcacatgcacacacgcacacacacacacactgagagaggtacacacacactcacacacactgagagaggtacacacacactcacacacgcacgcacacacacgcacacacacacactaagggaggtacacacacactcacatgcacacacgcacacacacacactgagagagctacacacacactcacacacactgagagaggtacacacacactcacacacacgctgagagaggtacacacacactcacacacactgagagaggtacacacacactcacacacacacacacacacacacgcacacacacacactaagggaggtacacacacactcacatgcacacacgcacacacacacactgagagaggtacacacacactcacacacacacgcacacacactcacacacacacactgagagaggtacacacacactcacacacacgcacacacacactgagagaggtacacacacactcacatgcacacacgcacacacacacacactgagagaggtacacacacactcacacacactgagagaggtacacacacactcacacacgcacgcacacacacgcacacacacacactaagggaggtacacacacactcacatgcacacacgcacacacacacactgagagagctacacacacactcacacacactgagagaggtacacacacactcacacacacgctgagagaggtacacacacactcacacacactgagagaggtacacacacactcactcacacacacacacacacacacacgcacacacacacactaagggaggtacacacacactcacatgcacacacgcacacacacacactgagagagctacacacacactcacacacactgagagaggtacacacacactcacacacacgcacacacacactgagagaggtacacacacactcacacacacgcacacacacactgagagaggtacacacacactcacatgcacacacgcacacacacacactgagagaggtacactcacacgcacacacacacacacactcacacacacacactgcgataggtacacacacactcacacacactgagagaggtacacacacacacacacacactgagagaggtacacacacactcacacacactgagagaggtacacacacactcacacacacacacacactaagggaggtacacacacactcacatgcacacacgcacacacacacacactgagagaggtacactcacacgcacacacacacactcacacacacactgagagaggtacacacacactcacacacactgagagaggtacacacacacgcacacatactcacacacacacactgagagaggtacactcacacgcacgcacacacacacacgcacacacacacacactgagagaggtacacacacactcacacacacacacactgagagaggtactcacacacacgcacacacactcacacgcacacacacactgagagaggtacacacacactcacatgcacacacgcacacacacacacactgagagaggtacactcacacgcacgcacacacacacacacacacacacactcacactcacacacacacacacacacactcacactcacacacacgcacacacacacacactgagagaggtacactcacacgcacgcacacacacacactctcacacacacacacactctcacacacacacacacactcacacacacacacactgagagaggtacacacacactcacatgcacacacgcacacacacacacacactgagagaggtacactcacacgcacgcacacacacacactctcacacacacacacactcacacacacacacacactcacacacacacacacactgagagaggtacacacacacacacatgcacacacgctcacacacacacactgagagaggtactcacacacacgcacacacactcacacgcacacacacactgagagaggtacacacacactcacatgcacacacgcacacacacacactcacactcacacacacacacacactgagagaggtacactcacacgcacgcacacacacacactctcacacacacacacactcacacacacacacactcacacacacacacacactgagagaggtacacacacacacacatgcacacacgctcacacacacacacactgagagaggtactcacacacacgcacacacactcacacgcacacacacactgagagaggtacacacacactcacatgcacacacgcacacacacacactcacactcacacacacacacacactgagagaggtacactcacacgcacgcacacacacacactcacactcacacacacacacacactgagagaggtacacacacacacacatgcacacacgctcacacacagttgtgttgCAGGTGGAGAAGGAGCGTCTGAGGCTGAGGCAGCAGATGATGGACAGCTGCAGATCTCAGGTCAGATTTTAAATTCAACGtgttgaagatgatgaagatgaagatggagggagagtgATTCagtaacattgtgtgtgtgtgtgtgtgtgtgtgtgtaggtgttgacagacaccacagaagaagaacacCTGAGGAGGAGAGTGATGGAGCTGGAGGACCAGGTGAGCTTTGGCACTCAGGCGtagctttgtctgtgttttgcgTTGCCATGGTGACGCTGATGCTGTCTCCTCCCCCTCAGGTCAGTCAGCTGCATCTCTTATTGGCCGTGGACCAGACTCAGAGGGCGGAGTTTATCCACAAGTTCCTCGGGAACAGTGAGTGGCTGCTCTCACTGCGACACGAGCTCAGGGATTCGCTGGCCGTCGTCACTCACCGTCCAATCGCGTCAGTCCTGGAGTCGGAGGCGGAGCGATTGGACCGCAGcctgagggaggaggagctaaGGATGACCATCAGCCAATAGTAACACCTTAAATAAAGTTTCAGTCAGTTCtacttttactttgttgttCATTATTAGATGATTAATCACTCAAATCATTTAACTCTGCTTCATTGTTTCCACAGGACGTCGTCGTCCACAGAATATAAACAAACCAGGTACGACCTGTTTACAGCGACGCAGTGTCGAACTCACAACCTCGCCTTCAGCAGCCATTGTCTCAACACCTTCTCCAGAGGAACCAGTGAAGGTTTCATGACCTACGACCACCTCACTTCCTGGTTCAGGACCTGTCCCATGAATGAAAAACCCAGTGAGGTGAGactgaggagacgagaggatGAGGACAACTGTGAGTGAGGACTTCAGccagtagagggcagcattgcacctctgaGTGAGATCGAGCAGAGGTTCCATGATCTCCATCACTGAGAACCTGGACCCTCCAGGTTCAGGATGAGACTGAATGTGATGGAGCAGGTAGTGCAGGAGTTTTCTCactccagcaggtggcagtaatgagacatcatctttgtttttaattatatttttataaaagtgataacgttaaatgttttttgaagCTCATGAGATATAAAAGTCTCTGTGTTAAACAACAAAACTctgaaaaaatgacaacaaaagtgtctatttgtatatattttgtttatatttattattttgtacagttttttttttttaattgtaaaaagTGTGACGTTGAGTCAACACCGAGTACAAAGACTTTCATTACTGGTAAtaattagtgcctgcagctgcaaggcattctagtgagaaccctagggttctcactagaatgccttgcgctgcaaggcatctcttgtaatcgtgcgcgtttattctgctttttattctcgcgccctcccgttatttcggcacgctactcctcctgcatctttgagaaacccccaacacaagttatatcaaaatgtgcgccttgaccgggaatggtgtgctatgacttttctaagattttcatataaccattgggataatatttacaaaaaactgaacaaaaattaacattgaagtggatgggagaccgaaaaaaaccaagcccgctttggagcatcacagtgtcgtcatactttaacgtagaaacgtggttggaagtttaaacgggtcacaagacttgggacttttctgacctaagtcgacattttgatacatgttacggtttttgaactatcgcagtttaagttttgtactttttttcaaagctttctgattttataatgggtgtgtgtgtggtcgttaggtgtgagctagagtgacacactctagcaagatccagcaaaataatcagaaaaacttctaaacaaactcttctcctgcccacaatttccaacctacagagacaatttttacatcaaaatgttgccatggttgtcgtctaaccctgtgtgtgtttgtcatgttcatatgacttgtagtttttcttaaaatcacctcaaagcacagagaactctggtcacagtctcaattcactcccatgttaaaatgtctgctttggagttgtggaaaatcaagatgagggtgattttaaaactgtgatttctctgtcaattcacgcccgtttgtcacaaattttgagatgggagctgctgaaagcctcctggcgctcacaaaccaaaatttttatctctatcatcaaccgttcttgagatatgacaactttaaaacatgctgttttctctgtgagaatgggaaacagaggggattgtgaatctctctctctccctctctcctgtcactccagcagtttgccccgccccctcctctgccggccctgattacacacacctgctgacaattaagccatgtggactataaaaactccctgttcccctgtttcagtgccagtgtgttttcgtccatgcctgatcaccatagcgcctcgtcacagccccagaatcctcaagtttttgatcctcttggtgagcgatgctttattttgtaagttttcttatcatagcctgttagctgataccttagttaagatttatagcttttgttttcctccttgggagagattttttgtttgttaattttcacagccttttaggaactccaatcactaggcttgtgacttaccttttattagttagatccaatcatttagattgcgttttgttttttatctcattcttagttggttaaggatcgccaatcattaggattgtgcttttgagttagcttttgttttgaagtgtttagagccgtgttttcctccgtttggagagttttctgtttaagttttacatgataaccttagtccgagtatgtttcctcttcggggtgatttttttgttccgcgtttatagttccacaacgtttctcttgtagagcgttgcactcgcaatttgttataggttttcatagccacgcttttgtttttcctcagtaaagaggacctgccttgagaattgtttacgagtgccaataaagacaattaaaaggcctctgcgtctgagtctctgatccgtcttgttatctcctctaaaacttggtgtttttaaagggtgagtccaccaaaataccactctgtctaaatgctcttaaaggttcaatccacatttttagattttataacgcaggtgttcggaagggggagggggcatcagggagtgggaggggtttatgagttattctctttcaaagggtgataacaccaaaataccactcaatcctttaccagcacaagtcctgcacgcgaagacacatgccgcaagaactgcaggcacactcgaaatttcggcacggaattgcggaaatctagtgtTACTTTGTTGCTGAGTACATGACAATAAAGCTTGTGTCTCGTGatcccattttatttatttatttaaaactattttccaggatgtccacacacacacacacacacacacagtgtgtttacattgtgttataaattgtttatatttataagGTTCTACTCTGTTGTTCCTGTTCAACAACAAttatgttagcatgttagcacaagcctgtgttttctttaggttagtgtttcccaaactttccatttaaagatgacaaatgaTCGAAATGAACCgacaaaacatgatttaaaacatgaacgcaacagaggaggacaagatggaggctgtggcgacccctacagggagaagctgaaagtcacatttatttacacataaatctGAAGTTAAATTTTTGCAAATTAGGACCTAAAATGGTTTATTTTTGCAAATAAGATCATTAACTAATTATTTTGtgctgttaaagttaaagttgagTTAAATTGAGTCATTTACGCTTTCTATTCAGTGTTTAATGTCCGACATTTTGTTTATATGGTTTACAGCGACAGTGGTTTGCACTGAGCACCTCCGGCCGACAGGAGTCGCTGTGTGACTGTGAGGCCCGCAGTGTCGTGTGTTTCCGGGGTTAAAGCTCAGGTGTCCCGGTTTGAAATCGCGGAC
This genomic interval from Solea solea chromosome 2, fSolSol10.1, whole genome shotgun sequence contains the following:
- the LOC131446601 gene encoding trichohyalin-like isoform X3, whose amino-acid sequence is MMLRAIKRSETTELQWQHRMETELLVDWQVEKAGLKQEVCHLQEELAESRAEREELESRVKTGREREARHSLLVHRLQNKVVEYRERCQRLELQLQDENTQLINTESCVRGECSDSLESALIRLEEEQQRSVGLVETNTFLCEKLKHSDQTNQVLREELHKLKCVEGVEPRECDWLREKQHQTPASVCRSEDSVKRQRYPHKTDRFRAPPPLLSSTLLLPPPNSPSSEHPLASSSSSTTLGTFCVDDLESRREEQEVSHLKEQMVELSLSLQEERGRGEEREREVERHREAERKLRSVITTVIRLLECELSHSQPKLHALRSEVNFLQSKVKTLRELELETSSEERHRHRDKRCEAAAREELEEVRRRKEEQREEQEEEEQRQEQKVEQREELEEVRRRERQQRRSKRLLKEVRRRKKHHRESRRQKEEQQRQEQKEEQREEEEQEEEQKVKQEEQQKEEIDRHHDEEVRRAELRLREEQVKMEEEETQKDGEMEALCKRTERLERSKEEREEEVERWKARVEEVEQEKEEQRRQKERLQDEKEEVVGQMEEMKKEKVQEVELLMVRLSVAQEQCEEMKEEVQKKECSLEHQMSAVREREQEVEELKEHLKLVEEQEVEGVWEVQEVKAKLKQTEEREEQLEELLRETCALLEKERSEGGDKDENISLLTRELQEAQAESEEVKRRAQQNEEDNNRLKEEVKEWQENVELGTREGTKLSRLLKEREEEVQQLKDLLEREEEKRQEAEELRRMEEDRRKRLDVKVMEVKEQNGRLEEKVREVQEELEEEREVLKWKEEEKRRLEEKLKAFEEERKGEEEELRRMREEKMRLESELRKAKEEREELVITQREQHLLGEERGRARDREQEEEKVGLLVEQRRREQEVNSLREELQRERDEVQEEQRRREHEVTSLREELQRERDEVQEEQRRREQEVTSLREELQRERDEVQEEQRRREQEVTSLREELQRKRDEVQEEQRRREQEVTSLREELQRERGEVQEEQRRREQQVTSLREELQRERDEVQEEQRRREQEVTSLREELQRERDEVQEEQRTRDEVTKETTAKEEIQEKLKRTEEEVTNLKQEVQMEQTRRDEVQLELKMEVSALREEVQKEQREKKEVQEQLEKIKEEVTVITEEVHKEQREKEQMQEELVKIKEEDLRGEEQSEEVQEEQWSVLQSQESHAEEECLRSVLKEEVEDVRRENQRTLREEVLRQRGEVDEEKTEEGRMEAEERWRSRVKRVEEEQEVKLRALLGENQMLKEMRSEGVKEVRRDVMESREEIRVTAAMLEEQKTQMFCVQEENEELRRQVYALTQRTEELEGDRNRVRLALERTEATIVGYEGRTNQWERSTGAGSNPDLHVSDRLTSLHHHVAELELEKTQQSKKISHLENQREKLKRERKTLRDTLREVEKERLRLRQQMMDSCRSQVLTDTTEEEHLRRRVMELEDQVSQLHLLLAVDQTQRAEFIHKFLGNSEWLLSLRHELRDSLAVVTHRPIASVLESEAERLDRSLREEELRMTISQ